CTGGACGCGGCGGGCATCAGGCGCCTGGTCGGCGACGTCCGACCGGAGGTGGTGTTCCACCTGGCAGGGCAGGCCGACGTCGGGGGCTCCTGGGACTCCCCCGTCGAAACACTGCGCGTGAACGCCGAGGGCACCCTCCACCTCCTGGACGCCGTGCGTTCCCTGGACGGTGCGCGGGTGGTCACGGTCAGCAGCGCAGACGTCTACGGGGTGGTCGACCCCGACGACCTCCCAATCCGTGAATCAGCCCCCCTGCGCCCCGTGTCGCCGTATGCGGCCAGCAAGGCTGCTGCCGACCTCCTGGCCCTCCAGGCCCACCTGGGCCACGGGCTGGACGTGGTTCGGGCCCGCTCGTTCAACCACCTCGGGCCCGGACAGGGCGACCGGTTCGTCTGTTCGGCACTGGCCTCGCGGATCGCCGCAGCCGAGCTGGCCGGAGATGACTCCATCCGGGTCGGCAACCTCGAGGCCCGTCGCGACTTCACCGACGTCCGGGACGTGGTCCGGGCCTACCGGTGCCTGGCCGTCAGCGGCCGGTCCGGAGCCGCCTACAACGTGTGCACGGGAACCTCGGTGGCCATCCGTGAGATAGCAGAGCGGCTGCTCGACATTGCCGGTCAGGGTGGGCCATCAGGCCGGAGCCCGACCGGCCAGATGCGCCTGGTATCGGACCCGGCGCTGCACCGGCCGGTGGACCTCGCCGAGTCGTGTGGCGACCCCACGGCGATCCGGACCGACACCGGCTGGAGGCCCGAGATGTC
The window above is part of the Acidimicrobiales bacterium genome. Proteins encoded here:
- a CDS encoding GDP-mannose 4,6-dehydratase — encoded protein: MTGAAGFVGSHLVEHLRTCGDDVVGTDRSDGGPDLLDAAGIRRLVGDVRPEVVFHLAGQADVGGSWDSPVETLRVNAEGTLHLLDAVRSLDGARVVTVSSADVYGVVDPDDLPIRESAPLRPVSPYAASKAAADLLALQAHLGHGLDVVRARSFNHLGPGQGDRFVCSALASRIAAAELAGDDSIRVGNLEARRDFTDVRDVVRAYRCLAVSGRSGAAYNVCTGTSVAIREIAERLLDIAGQGGPSGRSPTGQMRLVSDPALHRPVDLAESCGDPTAIRTDTGWRPEMSLDRTLADLLEYWRGRLRREPEAD